A single genomic interval of Lathyrus oleraceus cultivar Zhongwan6 chromosome 7, CAAS_Psat_ZW6_1.0, whole genome shotgun sequence harbors:
- the LOC127104983 gene encoding uncharacterized protein LOC127104983 — protein MEQSTTPKVPTIPEIKIKSNQKKKIPSPKELISYYESQGMDSHEASLKVIEDLQKALFGVISSGRGKNDRVLNESSRMMDFVNNRLAVLDMKLDTKPGYVETFAIGVVSGAALNGIGAILPRIISPIAQIWNSVTTATKSAPQ, from the coding sequence ATGGAACAATCAACTACACCAAAAGTACCGACTATACCCGAAATTAAAATCAAATCTAATCAGAAAAAGAAGATTCCTTCTCCTAAGGAGTTGATATCTTATTATGAATCTCAAGGGATGGATTCACATGAAGCGTCTTTGAAGGTAATTGAGGATTTGCAGAAAGCTTTATTTGGAGTGATTTCATCTGGAAGAGGTAAAAACGATAGGGTTTTGAATGAATCTTCTAGAATGATGGATTTTGTAAACAATAGACTTGCGGTACTTGACATGAAGTTGGATACTAAGCCTGGTTATGTTGAGACGTTTGCAATTGGTGTTGTTTCTGGTGCAGCTCTGAATGGAATTGGGGCTATATTGCCTCGTATTATTTCTCCTATTGCTCAGATTTGGAATTCTGTTACTACGGCCACTAAATCTGCACCTCAATGA